The genomic DNA CTTTATAAGAGGAATTGAACAAGGAGAACACACTTCCGTAATTGCTTGAGAAAAAAGTACTCAGAACTCTTCATATTTAATTGGAATTATATGAGATAGAGTGATATGCATGTGATTTCACGATTTGTATTGTTATTGCAGAcatgaagataaaaataaacaaatgcaGCCACTTTGTGATGCCCTTGTAGCTAGGGCCAAGCAAATTGTAGCCAAAACGTCAAACCACCTTTCCGATATTACTATTGCCTTATCATGGTCTTTAGAGAAGGCTGCCATGAATAAAGGAGGGAACATAAGATGTGCTTTTTGCATAGTAATTAGGAACTCAAACATCAGCCAAAAAAAGCTATTCActgaaatcttttattttaattaaagtcCTAATATGAAGATTAACATCCAATCAGTATCAAACAGAAGAACTTAAATCCAAgattggaaaagagatagttaACTTAAAACAGGTATCAAACTATGAGgaagaaattaacaaaatgaaattggAAATAAATTAACAACAAATCTCTTAATAATTTCAATAGGTTTTCTGATATTCCGCCTCCAATTTTTCCTACAGAGAAACAGATTTACAACACCCACCCAGACACACCGTGTTATTATTGTTGGCAGAAGTACCTCGACTCTTCAAAGGTAGAATCTTGTGGCAAATTTTGTTGACAAATTTCACAGTCTGAAACCATTGTCGAATACACAAAAGAGTTCATATCTTCCCAACTCGTGCTTTCCACAGAACTAGTCCCGGTACTACTATTCACCACATCCATGTCATAGAAGCTCTCCAATCCATGCAATTGTTGCTGGTTGTAGGCCATTTGATGATGATCACTTAGCTCTAATGGGCAGTTCTGATACCCTTGATACATATTTGGAGCAGCTCCAGAGCAATTAATGTACTGAGTGTTTGGCAATTGAGTGGCAGTAGGGCTATTCACGGATGTTGGCGAAGCGAGCTCAAAGAGTTGATCTTGGGAGAAAGACACGTGATCACAAAGATATGCAACACTATTTGTTGCTATGGTTGTTGTGTTTGATTGCTGATGATCGTCAGAAAATCTTCCTCCTAGCTTGACCAGCAAGTTCCTGAGGGTTGCTTGGTCCTTGAAATGAGGATCTAATTGCTGTGGATTCACCAGTGGCGCCATCACTACCGGTGACTCAGTTGCCCAATATGGGGTCT from Mangifera indica cultivar Alphonso chromosome 16, CATAS_Mindica_2.1, whole genome shotgun sequence includes the following:
- the LOC123199763 gene encoding transcription factor RAX3-like → MGRAPCCDKANVKKGPWSPEEDAKLKAYIEEHGTGGNWIALPQKIGLKRCGKSCRLRWLNYLRPNIKHGGFSEEEDNIICGLYLSIGSRWSIIANQLPGRTDNDIKNYWNTRLKKKLLGKQRKEQQARRASGVKQEMRTENEGLMISGFMNQTPYWATESPVVMAPLVNPQQLDPHFKDQATLRNLLVKLGGRFSDDHQQSNTTTIATNSVAYLCDHVSFSQDQLFELASPTSVNSPTATQLPNTQYINCSGAAPNMYQGYQNCPLELSDHHQMAYNQQQLHGLESFYDMDVVNSSTGTSSVESTSWEDMNSFVYSTMVSDCEICQQNLPQDSTFEESRYFCQQ